One Bosea sp. 685 DNA segment encodes these proteins:
- a CDS encoding ABC transporter permease: MTSASDSDDRPGSAVTMAAFAVIVFLQIPVIVVVLAAFSTTSYLTIPPQGLTLAWFAKVLSDPSYLSAIRMSLILACGSTVISLVLGVAAAYALFRKALPGSEAITSVLMAPLVLPAVVIGVALLQYYSLTGLRGSLFGLLMAHVVITVPYIVRSALASLSGLDLAVEEAARVLGANGFEAFRLVTLPLILPGLVAGALFAFITSLDNVPVTIFLISANQTTLPVLIFSSVEMGIDPSVAAVSTLLIAATGIILLIAERRFGFHRFV, from the coding sequence ATGACGAGCGCGAGCGACAGCGACGATCGTCCGGGCTCGGCGGTGACCATGGCGGCCTTCGCCGTCATCGTCTTCCTGCAGATTCCGGTGATCGTCGTCGTGCTGGCCGCCTTCAGCACGACCTCCTATCTCACCATCCCGCCACAGGGGCTGACGCTTGCCTGGTTCGCCAAGGTGCTGAGCGACCCGAGCTATCTCTCAGCGATCCGGATGAGCCTGATCCTGGCTTGCGGCTCTACGGTGATATCGCTCGTGCTCGGGGTCGCTGCCGCCTATGCGCTGTTCCGCAAGGCGCTGCCGGGATCGGAGGCGATCACCTCCGTGCTGATGGCCCCGCTCGTCCTGCCGGCCGTCGTGATCGGCGTCGCGCTGCTGCAATATTACAGCCTGACCGGGCTGCGCGGCAGCCTGTTTGGCCTGCTGATGGCCCATGTCGTCATCACCGTTCCCTATATCGTGCGCTCGGCATTGGCGAGCCTTTCGGGCCTCGACCTTGCCGTCGAGGAGGCCGCGCGCGTGCTCGGCGCGAACGGCTTCGAGGCCTTCCGGCTCGTGACCTTGCCGCTGATCCTGCCCGGCCTCGTGGCCGGCGCGCTCTTCGCCTTCATCACCTCGCTCGACAATGTCCCGGTGACGATCTTCCTGATCAGCGCCAACCAGACGACGCTGCCGGTGCTGATCTTCTCCTCGGTCGAGATGGGGATCGATCCGAGCGTCGCCGCCGTCTCGACGCTGCTCATCGCCGCCACCGGCATCATCCTGCTCATCGCCGAGCGCCGCTTCGGCTTCCACCGCTTCGTCTGA
- a CDS encoding polysaccharide deacetylase, giving the protein MPLTSKGFPLFLTFDLDAETMWTGRDPAYANRPILMSQGAYGWKVGTGRVLDLLDRYGVKATFFVPGLIIDQRQGLIEEILKRGHELAHHSYSHKWILSLTPEEEREEMEKAFQSILRVSGKPPRGWRSPAAEISPITMPMLVEYGFDYSSNFFDDDSPYLHEVEGKQTKIVELPFRWVLDDAPFFQYSIVLPGRTMQAPSALLEAWKSEFDVLYAEDRMMMIGMHPEMIGQPSRIKVLEGLIEHALKHKNVWIGRCDEMVDDMRPGLETARAEARR; this is encoded by the coding sequence ATGCCTCTCACCAGCAAGGGTTTCCCGCTCTTCCTGACCTTCGATCTCGATGCCGAGACGATGTGGACCGGGCGCGACCCGGCCTATGCCAACCGTCCGATCCTGATGTCGCAGGGCGCCTATGGCTGGAAGGTCGGCACGGGCCGCGTGCTCGATCTGCTCGATCGCTACGGCGTCAAGGCGACCTTCTTCGTGCCCGGGCTGATCATCGACCAGCGCCAGGGGCTGATCGAGGAGATCCTGAAGCGCGGCCATGAGCTCGCCCATCACAGCTACAGCCACAAATGGATTTTGAGCCTCACGCCCGAAGAGGAGCGCGAGGAGATGGAGAAGGCGTTCCAGTCGATCCTGCGCGTCAGTGGCAAGCCTCCGCGCGGCTGGCGCTCGCCGGCGGCCGAGATCAGCCCGATCACCATGCCGATGCTGGTCGAATACGGCTTCGACTACTCCTCCAATTTCTTCGACGACGACTCGCCCTATCTGCACGAGGTCGAGGGCAAGCAGACCAAGATCGTCGAACTGCCCTTCCGCTGGGTGCTCGATGACGCACCCTTCTTCCAGTACTCGATCGTGCTACCCGGCCGCACCATGCAGGCCCCGTCCGCGCTGCTCGAAGCCTGGAAGAGCGAATTCGACGTGCTCTATGCCGAGGACCGGATGATGATGATCGGCATGCATCCCGAAATGATCGGCCAGCCCTCGCGCATCAAGGTGCTGGAAGGGCTGATCGAGCATGCGCTGAAGCATAAGAATGTCTGGATCGGGCGCTGCGACGAGATGGTCGACGATATGCGGCCCGGTCTGGAGACGGCGCGGGCGGAGGCCAGGCGATGA
- a CDS encoding SDR family oxidoreductase has product MSAGLSGRRILITGAAKGIGLATTERFIGEGAHVAALDRDEAALAALAERFDRSQLHPAKADVADPASVAAAVAESALALGGLDGIVNAAGIDLVADIEAMALVDWSRVLAVNLTGPMLVMQAAFAHLRAAGGGTIVNVSSGAGLSPLKHRTAYCASKAGLQMASKALAMEAAEFGIRVNTVCPGAVETELFRSGIDASPDPQAAYEAVRARYALQRVAAPEEIAAAILWLTSAESSYVTGTAIAVDGGRTFH; this is encoded by the coding sequence ATGAGCGCCGGGCTCAGCGGCCGGCGCATCCTGATCACCGGCGCCGCCAAGGGCATCGGGCTTGCGACGACGGAGCGCTTCATTGGGGAAGGCGCGCACGTCGCGGCGCTCGACCGGGACGAGGCGGCATTGGCGGCTTTGGCCGAGCGTTTCGACCGCAGCCAGCTCCATCCGGCCAAGGCCGATGTCGCCGATCCGGCTTCCGTGGCGGCTGCCGTGGCTGAGAGCGCCTTAGCTCTCGGCGGGCTCGACGGCATCGTCAATGCCGCCGGCATCGATCTCGTCGCCGATATCGAGGCGATGGCGCTCGTCGACTGGAGCCGCGTGCTCGCCGTCAACCTGACCGGGCCGATGCTGGTGATGCAGGCGGCCTTCGCGCATCTCAGGGCAGCCGGCGGCGGCACCATCGTCAACGTTTCCTCGGGCGCAGGCCTCTCCCCGTTGAAGCACCGCACCGCCTATTGCGCCTCGAAAGCCGGTTTGCAGATGGCGTCCAAGGCGCTCGCCATGGAGGCGGCGGAATTCGGCATCCGCGTCAACACGGTCTGCCCCGGCGCCGTCGAGACAGAACTCTTCCGTTCCGGCATCGATGCATCCCCCGATCCGCAGGCGGCCTATGAGGCGGTGCGCGCCCGCTACGCGCTCCAGCGCGTCGCCGCGCCCGAGGAGATCGCCGCCGCGATCCTGTGGCTGACCTCAGCCGAATCCTCCTACGTCACCGGCACGGCGATCGCCGTCGATGGCGGCCGCACATTTCATTGA
- a CDS encoding SDR family NAD(P)-dependent oxidoreductase gives MTASAGRFSGKVVAITGAAHGIGAATARRFLAEGARVAVIDREGEGFAESFKDVPTERLLTVAGDCTDAAVLADFHARTVSGFGQVDILFNNVGQSGRERAAQFHESEEEVWRFVLEVSLFTAMRMSRLVVPAMRERGGRIVNMSSDAAFVGDAGLTDYAAAKMGIIGFTRALARELAAHRVTVNAVAPGAIRTRAHDRLAPAVIEKIKATTPAGFIAEPEDVAGCVAFLASEDARYVTGQTLLIDGGRWMI, from the coding sequence ATGACCGCCAGCGCAGGCCGCTTTTCCGGCAAGGTCGTGGCGATCACCGGCGCTGCCCACGGCATCGGCGCAGCCACCGCCCGGCGCTTCCTGGCCGAAGGCGCGCGTGTCGCCGTGATCGACCGCGAAGGCGAGGGTTTTGCGGAGAGCTTCAAGGACGTGCCCACCGAGCGGTTGCTGACCGTGGCGGGCGACTGCACCGATGCCGCCGTGCTCGCCGATTTCCATGCGCGCACGGTCTCGGGCTTCGGGCAGGTCGACATCCTGTTCAACAATGTCGGGCAGAGCGGGCGCGAACGCGCCGCCCAGTTCCATGAATCCGAGGAGGAGGTCTGGCGCTTCGTGCTGGAGGTCTCACTCTTCACCGCGATGCGGATGTCTCGCCTCGTCGTGCCGGCGATGCGCGAGCGCGGCGGGCGGATCGTCAACATGTCGAGCGATGCGGCCTTCGTCGGCGATGCCGGCCTGACCGATTATGCCGCCGCCAAGATGGGCATCATCGGTTTCACCCGCGCCTTGGCGCGGGAACTCGCGGCTCATCGCGTCACCGTCAACGCGGTGGCGCCCGGCGCGATCCGCACCCGCGCCCATGACCGGCTGGCGCCTGCCGTGATTGAAAAGATCAAGGCGACGACGCCTGCCGGCTTCATCGCCGAGCCGGAGGATGTCGCGGGCTGCGTCGCATTCCTCGCGAGCGAGGACGCCCGCTATGTCACCGGCCAGACGCTGCTGATCGATGGCGGCCGCTGGATGATCTAG
- a CDS encoding amidase: protein MTAIAELSAITLATAIRAREVSPVEAVDAALARIEERRELNAFMAVCAERARSEAKAAEAAIMNGAALGALHGIPFSVKDLTNTEGVATTQGSALFAGTVPSSDAVAVARARAAGAILIGKTTTPEFGHKPFTEGPFFGRTLNPWSHDHTCGGSSGGAAVAIAAGMGPLALGSDGGGSIRIPAACCGVIGLKATLGAIPNLQAPDMFGANSYVGPMARDVADTRLMFDVLVGPDGRDPYGQVETLPRREPGEGERPRIGFLLRCGNVLDPEVESSVLAAMKQAEALGMIVEPIELDLISLEPHFLVLLRSLLLARLGGHAARSPEKLDPTLIATIEAGRAYSAADLCEAQFARTSCFSQIQDILSRFDLIASPTLSTPALPVDLDPLGRIAIAARDAGTIRGAWYPYTFPFNLTGHPALSMPCGLSGGGLPIGLQLVGRWHEDGYLLDVAARLEAALGFTARPPA from the coding sequence ATGACCGCCATCGCCGAACTGTCTGCCATCACGCTCGCCACGGCTATTCGTGCGCGCGAGGTGTCGCCCGTGGAGGCTGTCGACGCGGCGCTCGCCCGTATCGAGGAGCGCCGGGAGCTCAACGCCTTCATGGCTGTTTGCGCCGAGCGGGCACGCAGCGAGGCGAAGGCGGCCGAGGCCGCGATCATGAACGGCGCAGCGCTCGGCGCGCTCCACGGCATCCCGTTTTCGGTCAAGGACCTGACCAACACGGAGGGCGTCGCCACCACGCAGGGGTCTGCCCTGTTCGCCGGCACGGTGCCCTCCTCCGATGCCGTCGCGGTCGCCCGGGCGCGCGCAGCCGGCGCGATCCTGATCGGCAAGACGACGACGCCGGAATTCGGGCACAAGCCCTTCACCGAAGGACCGTTCTTCGGCCGCACCCTCAACCCCTGGAGCCATGACCACACCTGCGGCGGCTCGTCGGGGGGCGCGGCGGTCGCGATCGCGGCAGGGATGGGGCCGCTGGCGCTCGGCTCCGATGGCGGCGGCTCGATCCGCATCCCCGCCGCCTGCTGCGGCGTCATCGGGCTCAAGGCGACGCTCGGCGCGATCCCGAACCTGCAGGCGCCCGATATGTTCGGAGCCAATTCCTATGTCGGGCCGATGGCGCGCGACGTCGCGGATACGCGGCTGATGTTCGACGTGCTGGTCGGGCCCGACGGGCGCGACCCTTACGGCCAGGTCGAAACCCTGCCGCGCCGGGAGCCGGGCGAGGGCGAGCGCCCGCGCATCGGCTTCCTGCTGCGCTGCGGCAATGTGCTCGATCCGGAGGTCGAGAGCTCCGTTCTCGCTGCGATGAAGCAAGCCGAGGCGCTCGGCATGATCGTCGAGCCGATCGAGCTCGATCTCATCTCGCTCGAACCGCATTTCCTGGTGCTGCTGCGCTCGCTGCTGCTGGCGCGTCTCGGCGGCCACGCGGCGCGCTCGCCTGAAAAGCTCGACCCGACCCTCATCGCGACGATCGAGGCCGGGCGCGCCTATAGCGCCGCCGATCTCTGCGAGGCGCAATTCGCTCGAACGAGCTGCTTCTCGCAGATCCAGGACATCCTGTCCCGCTTCGACCTCATCGCCTCACCGACGCTGTCGACGCCGGCCCTGCCGGTCGATCTTGATCCGCTCGGCCGCATCGCGATAGCGGCGCGCGACGCCGGCACGATCCGTGGCGCCTGGTATCCCTATACCTTCCCCTTCAATCTGACGGGGCATCCGGCCCTGTCGATGCCTTGCGGCCTCTCCGGGGGCGGCCTGCCGATCGGCTTGCAACTCGTCGGGCGCTGGCATGAGGACGGCTATCTGCTTGATGTCGCCGCGCGCCTGGAGGCGGCGCTCGGCTTCACAGCGCGCCCGCCAGCCTAG
- a CDS encoding ABC transporter permease yields MREGRPASFYWLAAFFGLFVLFLYGPMIAIFVLSFQGPTGGMTFPMNGVSLHWFGKLWSGGGIVDIKSAFWRSLQLGLTVMLITMVFSVLAGLAFRKRFKGQNLLFYVTIASLIVPSIVTSLGIALQFRLFDEAVKAYAPGFIAESYTTAMGIFTSGLGAHLTWALPFGLLIMFAIFNRFDGRLEEAARDQGATPWQTFAHVILPVILPSLIGVGLFGFTLSWDEIARSSQAIGEKNTLPLELQALTSTVTTPEIYALGTVTTGVSFLVIGLALAAILSLRARQARRGSDAGKGML; encoded by the coding sequence ATGCGCGAGGGCCGTCCCGCTTCCTTCTACTGGCTCGCCGCCTTCTTCGGGCTGTTCGTGCTGTTCCTCTACGGCCCGATGATCGCGATCTTCGTGCTCTCCTTCCAGGGGCCGACCGGCGGCATGACCTTCCCGATGAACGGGGTCTCGCTGCACTGGTTCGGCAAGCTCTGGAGCGGCGGCGGCATCGTCGACATCAAATCGGCCTTCTGGCGCTCGCTCCAGCTCGGGCTGACGGTGATGCTGATCACCATGGTCTTCTCGGTGCTGGCGGGGCTTGCCTTCCGCAAGCGCTTCAAGGGTCAGAACCTGCTGTTCTACGTCACCATCGCCAGCCTGATCGTGCCCTCGATCGTGACATCGCTCGGCATCGCCCTGCAGTTTCGCCTCTTCGACGAGGCGGTGAAAGCCTATGCGCCGGGCTTCATCGCCGAAAGCTACACCACCGCCATGGGCATCTTCACCTCGGGCCTCGGCGCGCATCTGACCTGGGCCCTGCCCTTCGGCCTGCTGATCATGTTCGCGATCTTCAACCGCTTCGACGGCCGGCTGGAGGAAGCGGCGCGCGACCAGGGGGCGACGCCCTGGCAGACCTTCGCTCATGTCATCCTGCCGGTGATCCTGCCCTCGCTGATCGGCGTCGGGCTCTTCGGCTTCACTTTGTCCTGGGACGAGATCGCGCGCTCCTCGCAGGCGATCGGCGAGAAGAACACCCTGCCGCTCGAACTCCAGGCGCTGACCTCGACCGTGACGACGCCGGAGATCTACGCGCTCGGCACCGTCACCACCGGCGTCTCCTTCCTCGTGATCGGCCTGGCGCTCGCTGCGATCCTGAGCCTGCGGGCGCGCCAGGCGCGACGCGGCTCGGATGCCGGCAAGGGCATGCTCTAG
- a CDS encoding ABC transporter permease has protein sequence MPATKTAYAPPAWLQALPFAGVFALFFVVPLLFVVMVSFWDYNDYSIIPSFTTRSYVETFEGCYDRLPELCTILKTYLSTVKFCLIVWAITLVIGFTIAYFLAFHVQSVTMQMTLALICTIPFWTSNVIRMISWVPLLGRNGLVNSALINVGLINQPIEWLLFSQFSVVLAFVHLFTFFMVIPIFNSMARIDKRLLEAAYDAGASGWQTLWNVVIPLAKPGIVIGSIFVVTIVMGDFITVGVMGGQQIASAGKIIETRLNALQFPPAAANAVILLAITLLIITALNRFVDIRKEL, from the coding sequence ATGCCAGCGACGAAAACTGCCTACGCGCCGCCGGCCTGGCTTCAGGCCTTGCCCTTTGCCGGCGTCTTCGCGCTGTTCTTCGTCGTTCCGCTGCTCTTCGTCGTGATGGTCTCGTTCTGGGACTACAACGATTATTCGATCATCCCGAGCTTCACGACGCGCTCCTATGTCGAGACCTTCGAGGGCTGCTACGACCGGCTGCCCGAGCTTTGCACCATCCTGAAGACCTATCTCTCGACGGTGAAGTTCTGCCTGATCGTCTGGGCGATCACGCTGGTGATCGGCTTCACCATCGCCTATTTCCTCGCCTTCCACGTCCAGTCCGTGACGATGCAGATGACGCTCGCGCTCATCTGCACGATTCCGTTCTGGACCTCGAACGTCATCCGGATGATCTCCTGGGTGCCGCTGCTCGGCCGCAACGGTCTCGTCAACAGCGCGCTGATCAATGTCGGCCTGATCAATCAGCCGATCGAATGGCTCCTGTTCTCGCAATTCTCGGTGGTGCTCGCCTTCGTGCACCTGTTCACCTTCTTCATGGTGATCCCGATCTTCAATTCGATGGCGCGCATCGACAAGCGCCTGCTCGAGGCCGCCTATGACGCCGGCGCCAGCGGCTGGCAGACGCTCTGGAACGTGGTCATCCCGCTGGCCAAACCGGGCATCGTCATCGGCTCGATCTTCGTCGTCACCATCGTGATGGGGGATTTCATCACGGTCGGCGTGATGGGCGGGCAGCAGATCGCCTCGGCCGGCAAGATCATCGAGACGCGGCTGAATGCGCTGCAATTCCCGCCAGCGGCGGCCAACGCGGTGATCCTTCTCGCGATCACGCTCCTGATCATCACGGCGCTGAACCGCTTCGTCGACATTCGGAAGGAGCTTTGA
- a CDS encoding PotD/PotF family extracellular solute-binding protein: MGKATKDTKGVSRRTLLKGAGAAAGVAAGSGAITGFPAVWSQEPKVLRYLGTAVNQADDITKKVKADTGITIEYISATTDDVTKRVITQPNSFDVLDTEYFSLKKLVPSGNILGMDARKIKEFDNITPVFTKGQLPNGKVIGDQGTAPKKVMFVEGANSTKFASSVTQWVTLIPTVYNADTLGIRPDLIKRPIESWKELLNPEFKGKASILNIPSIGIMDAAMVVEAAGLYKYPDKGNMTRAEIDLTMKVMTEAKKSGQFRAFWKDFNESVNLMASGETVIQSMWSPAVTAVRTKGIDCTFQPLKEGYRSWASGFCLSKSVTGRKAELAYEFVNWFLSGWAGAYLNRQGYYSAVLSTAKANMEPYEWAYWMEGKAAEKDIKGPDGSLLEKAGSSRDGGSYDDRMGNVACWNAVMDENDYMVRKWNEFIAA; this comes from the coding sequence ATGGGTAAGGCAACGAAGGATACGAAAGGCGTCTCGCGACGCACGCTGCTGAAGGGCGCCGGCGCCGCTGCTGGCGTCGCCGCCGGTTCGGGCGCGATCACCGGCTTCCCCGCGGTCTGGTCGCAGGAGCCCAAGGTGCTGCGCTATCTCGGCACGGCCGTGAACCAGGCCGACGACATCACCAAGAAGGTCAAGGCCGACACCGGCATCACCATCGAATACATCTCGGCGACGACCGACGACGTGACCAAGCGCGTCATCACCCAGCCGAATTCCTTCGACGTGCTCGACACCGAGTATTTCAGCCTGAAGAAGCTCGTGCCTTCCGGCAACATCCTCGGCATGGACGCCCGCAAGATCAAGGAGTTCGACAACATCACGCCGGTCTTCACCAAGGGCCAGTTGCCCAATGGCAAGGTCATCGGCGACCAGGGCACCGCACCCAAGAAGGTGATGTTCGTCGAGGGCGCGAACTCGACCAAATTCGCGTCCAGCGTGACGCAATGGGTGACGCTGATCCCGACCGTCTACAACGCCGACACGCTCGGCATCCGCCCGGACCTGATCAAGCGCCCGATCGAGAGCTGGAAGGAGCTGCTGAACCCGGAATTCAAGGGCAAGGCCTCGATCCTCAACATACCCTCGATCGGCATCATGGATGCGGCGATGGTGGTCGAGGCCGCCGGGCTCTACAAATATCCCGACAAGGGCAACATGACCCGCGCCGAGATCGACCTGACCATGAAGGTCATGACCGAGGCCAAGAAGAGCGGCCAGTTCCGCGCCTTCTGGAAGGACTTCAACGAGAGCGTCAACCTGATGGCCTCGGGCGAGACGGTGATCCAGTCGATGTGGTCGCCGGCCGTCACGGCGGTGCGCACCAAGGGTATCGACTGCACCTTCCAGCCGCTGAAGGAGGGCTATCGCTCCTGGGCCTCGGGCTTCTGCCTGTCGAAATCGGTCACGGGCCGCAAGGCCGAGCTCGCCTATGAGTTCGTCAACTGGTTCCTGTCGGGCTGGGCTGGCGCCTATCTCAACCGGCAAGGCTACTATTCCGCCGTCCTCTCCACCGCCAAGGCCAATATGGAGCCCTATGAGTGGGCCTATTGGATGGAGGGCAAGGCTGCCGAGAAGGACATCAAGGGTCCCGACGGTTCGCTCCTGGAGAAGGCCGGCTCGAGCCGCGACGGTGGCTCCTATGACGACCGCATGGGCAATGTCGCCTGCTGGAACGCGGTGATGGACGAGAACGACTACATGGTCCGCAAATGGAACGAGTTCATCGCGGCTTGA
- a CDS encoding ABC transporter ATP-binding protein yields MPNQEAGLRGSDLELVQVTKRYGATIAVDAINLRVKAGTYCCLLGPSGCGKSSTLRMIAGHEAVSEGDIILGPTNVTDLPPARRGTAMMFQSYALFPHLSCVDNVAFSLKMRGVAKAERRAEAMRLLELVAMERYAERLPAQLSGGQQQRVALARALITKPQILLLDEPLSALDPFLRIKMRAELKKLQKELGITFIHVTHGEDEAMALADLMVVMNQGLIEQAGTPREVFNAPATAFIARFIGGHNIVADASGVIAVRTDKLRLTKAVNGAARTAVVSDVEYQGSYVQIGLAADFATELTANLSEAAFDAEPFNPGDTVAVSWREADIHRLGAAS; encoded by the coding sequence ATGCCCAACCAGGAGGCAGGATTGCGCGGTTCCGATCTCGAACTCGTTCAGGTCACCAAGCGCTATGGCGCGACGATCGCCGTCGACGCGATCAATCTGCGCGTCAAGGCCGGCACCTATTGCTGCCTGCTTGGCCCCTCCGGCTGCGGCAAATCCTCGACCTTGCGGATGATCGCCGGCCATGAGGCAGTGAGCGAAGGCGACATCATCCTGGGCCCGACCAACGTCACCGATCTGCCGCCGGCCAGGCGCGGCACGGCGATGATGTTCCAGAGTTATGCGCTGTTTCCGCATCTCTCCTGCGTCGACAATGTCGCCTTCTCCTTGAAGATGCGTGGCGTCGCGAAGGCAGAGCGCCGGGCGGAGGCGATGCGCCTGCTCGAGCTCGTCGCGATGGAGCGCTATGCCGAGCGCCTGCCGGCGCAGCTTTCAGGCGGGCAGCAGCAGCGCGTCGCGCTCGCCCGCGCCCTGATCACCAAGCCGCAGATCCTGCTGCTCGACGAGCCGCTTTCGGCGCTCGATCCGTTCCTGCGCATCAAGATGCGCGCCGAATTGAAGAAGCTGCAGAAGGAGCTCGGCATCACCTTCATCCACGTCACCCATGGCGAGGACGAGGCGATGGCGCTGGCCGATCTGATGGTGGTGATGAACCAGGGCTTGATCGAGCAGGCGGGTACGCCGCGCGAGGTCTTCAATGCCCCGGCGACCGCCTTCATCGCCCGCTTCATCGGCGGCCACAACATCGTCGCCGATGCATCAGGCGTGATTGCGGTCCGCACCGACAAGCTGCGCCTGACCAAGGCCGTGAACGGCGCAGCCCGTACCGCGGTGGTCAGCGATGTCGAATATCAGGGCTCCTATGTCCAGATCGGCCTGGCGGCGGATTTCGCCACGGAACTGACCGCAAATCTGAGCGAAGCTGCTTTTGATGCCGAGCCGTTCAACCCCGGCGACACCGTCGCCGTGAGCTGGCGCGAGGCCGACATCCACCGGCTGGGTGCCGCCAGCTGA
- a CDS encoding aldehyde dehydrogenase family protein, with amino-acid sequence MRIIDTVYIDGAFVAPHGEELFDLFNPATGAVIGRVRLGDVEDTQRAIAAAKAAFPAMSRTSKAERIAMLKRLHEAVMARLDAITQATIEEYGAPVARASWGAKYAAQSFLDAASTLEDISLLRRIGAAEVVMEPVGVVGLITPWNANAGFICNKLATAIAAGCTAVIKPSEMSAIQTQVVCEALHAAGLPPGVFNIVNGRGDIVGAELSAHPDVAKISFTGSTAVGKAIMRAGAETMKRVTLELGGKSPTLILDDADLATAVPLAIAAGFINSGQACIAGTRILVPQTRLQEVEALARKAVDATKAGDPRDPATAIGPMVSQRQWERVQRYIRIGLEEGARLLIGGEGKPEGLEAGYFVKPTVFSGVHNGMIIAREEIFGPVLSIISYRDEAEAVAIANDTVYGLQACVISADVARARDVASRLQAGRVLINGLHHEPLAPFGGFKQSGIGREHGAFGLEGYLEPKTVLGAQAVV; translated from the coding sequence ATGCGCATCATCGACACGGTCTATATCGACGGCGCCTTTGTCGCTCCGCATGGCGAGGAGCTGTTCGACCTGTTCAACCCTGCGACCGGCGCGGTCATCGGCCGCGTCCGCCTGGGCGATGTCGAGGATACGCAGCGCGCCATCGCCGCGGCCAAAGCGGCCTTTCCGGCGATGTCCCGCACCAGCAAGGCCGAGCGGATCGCCATGCTGAAGCGCCTGCACGAGGCGGTCATGGCCAGGCTCGACGCGATCACGCAGGCTACGATCGAGGAATATGGCGCGCCGGTTGCGCGGGCCTCCTGGGGCGCGAAATACGCCGCGCAGTCCTTTCTCGATGCCGCGAGCACGCTGGAGGATATCTCGCTGCTCCGCCGGATCGGCGCGGCCGAGGTGGTGATGGAGCCCGTCGGCGTCGTCGGATTGATCACGCCCTGGAACGCCAATGCCGGCTTTATCTGCAACAAGCTCGCAACCGCGATCGCGGCAGGCTGCACCGCCGTGATCAAGCCGAGCGAGATGAGCGCGATCCAGACGCAGGTCGTTTGCGAGGCCCTGCACGCGGCGGGATTGCCGCCCGGTGTCTTCAATATCGTCAATGGGCGCGGCGATATCGTTGGCGCGGAACTGAGCGCCCATCCCGATGTCGCCAAGATCTCCTTCACCGGCTCGACCGCCGTGGGCAAGGCGATCATGCGCGCCGGGGCCGAGACGATGAAGCGCGTGACGCTGGAGCTCGGCGGAAAGTCGCCGACGCTGATCCTCGACGATGCCGATCTTGCCACCGCCGTGCCGCTCGCGATCGCCGCCGGCTTCATCAATAGCGGGCAGGCCTGCATCGCCGGTACGCGCATTCTCGTGCCGCAAACCAGGCTTCAGGAGGTGGAGGCGTTGGCCCGGAAGGCGGTCGATGCGACCAAGGCCGGGGATCCGCGCGATCCGGCGACCGCGATCGGCCCGATGGTGAGCCAGCGACAATGGGAACGGGTGCAACGCTATATCCGCATCGGGTTGGAAGAGGGCGCGCGTCTGCTGATCGGTGGCGAAGGTAAGCCCGAAGGGCTCGAGGCCGGCTATTTCGTCAAACCGACGGTGTTCAGCGGCGTCCATAACGGCATGATCATCGCGCGCGAGGAGATCTTCGGGCCTGTGCTCTCGATCATCAGCTATCGCGACGAGGCGGAGGCGGTGGCGATCGCCAACGACACGGTTTACGGGCTCCAGGCCTGCGTCATCTCCGCCGATGTCGCGCGAGCGCGTGACGTCGCCTCGCGGCTCCAGGCCGGGCGCGTTCTGATCAATGGCTTGCATCACGAACCGCTGGCGCCATTTGGTGGGTTCAAGCAATCCGGGATCGGGCGCGAGCACGGCGCCTTCGGCCTTGAAGGCTATCTTGAGCCGAAAACGGTCTTGGGAGCGCAGGCCGTCGTCTGA